ccttaaaaataaaagatgatgaaaCAGCATTCAAGGGCCTGGTTATCCATCCTAACCTGGACTATCTCAAAGAGtttatctgaaattttttttagtGCGTGACACTTTTACATCCCCAGCATGGTACTTCTTCCATGCATCACCAGGAAGCTGACAGGACTTGCTTAACTCCTAACCTCTCGGGTATGGAGACTACCCAAGTTCGTAGTGCTGTCAGTTACAGCCTGAACTCCGTTGTGGTAAATTTGGCAAGAATAAAGTAGCACTAGGGCTAATAAAACAAACGCTCTGCTGAATTCTCATACAAAGCTTTGGAGAACTCTTAAAAGTCCAGTTTAGCTTTAactgaaatactgcaatttgtcctgtttttctcctgaattAGGTTGTGGATTGAATAACTCCCCTGTGGGGCTTGCTGCatatattttagagaaattcTCTACCTGGACTGATAAATCATTTCTACACAAGGATGATGGAGGCTTGGAAAGGtaagaaaacagatgttcttTCATGAGAAGACTCTTTAAAAGAACAGGTGATAATAACTAATgaggagatgaagaaaaaaaaaacaaaaaaaaaaaacaaaacaaaaaaaaacaagacttgCCAGTTGAAGCTGAGTTGAAAGATTACACACGACAAATTGCACTTCTAAATTATAATAGACTGTCTGCAAGCTACTGCTTCAGCACCAGGCAGTTTTGCTCCAGCCACATTGATGCCAATTAACTTGCTGCTTGCCAATGAGCGGAAAACAAGAGGACTGACCGTTCCTTCAGTACGTGAGCCCAGTATTGTGCATTGAGAAATAGCTTTCAGcacaactttttctttctcaacaGCAAATACCACCTGGATGAGCTCTTGACCAATGTAATGATTTATTGGGTGACATCATCCATTGTATCCTCCATGCGTTTCTACAAGGAGAACTTCTCCAAGTATCCTGATGTAGCTGCTGCTTGGAGGTAACTAAGTGGCAGGCGTGGGATAGATTTGCAACAGAAATTGGGATTGGACTACACTTGCCTATATAAGCATTTAGATCACTTGCAACAAAgttaacaaaaaattaaaaaaaaaaagttcttatttCCTGTTGGAAAGTATAGCTAATGgtcacttttcttttgaatctgTAATGCACATGAGCTGGCTTGTGGCCAAGGCAGTGCAGAGAACATATTTAAGGAGATTCATATACATTTTTGTTCAGAATACAGGTACCAAGCAAGATGAgcttaaaaatctgaaacattttaagattGAACTCTGTGTACAAGGTCAGCTCTGTTTTACACGTCTTTGGATGTaacatttttaatctgaaggaGATCTCTAAACACAAGCGCAGCAGTTCAGCTGGGTACAGACCACAAAATGAGTTGCTGTAGTGAAACTTCTCCGACTCACTGTGGCAGTTACAGGAGTCAGAAAAGTTTTATAGACTTTCCTCAGGATTTGTTAAAAATGTGGTTAACTAATGTCCTTTCAGGGTCAGCACACACGTTCCCACAGGGATTGCAGCTTTTCCGCAGGAGCTAGCACATACACCACGCACCTGGGCAAAGAAGACCTTCAAGAACATCGTCACTTACTCTTACATGCCACGTGGAGGTCATTTTGCTGCCTTTGAGGAACCAAGGCTTCTGGCACAAGACATCAAGCACTTTGTCAAAAAGGTGGAGCAACTGTGAACCTACAGTTCAGATATGTACAGAGAATGAAAGTATGTTGTTCTGCCACCACAGGAAGCACTACTttgaaagattaaataaatcCGCTGTAGTCAGATACAAAAgccagcattttattttgatgataaCGATTATAACCACTAAAATGTTAATCAAGCTTAAAAGCTCgtcataagaaaaaaaggcatcttgTCTTCTTTCATTCCTAGCACCCTATCATTGCTGCATTCATAGTTCAAGTATAACAGAATATGTAAACAGTTTAATGCAATAACATTGCACTCATttgagagggaagggaaagggactGGCCCCTTGTTCCTCAGAATGAAGGCTTCTGTTCAAAAgcttctttaaatatttgagtGCTAGcattcttaaatatatattacaagCAGCTTTGGTGGAAGTAAAGGTTTTTGCTTTCCTGAGCAGAAACATTCCACCTGTTCAAGTTACATTTCATTCAAGAGACCTCTGATTACACACTGAAGTGGGCAGCTGCACATAAGGCAGTTTTCTTCATTCTAGCAATTTCTTCATGGAACTAGCTTTAGCAGTCACTACATCTTTAGTAACAGTTGACAATGGTTAGTAAGGCAGAGACAGCACTCTTAGTGTTCTCCAAGCTCAAAAATATCAACTTAACTACTTTCCTTCCAGTTctataatcttatttttatccTAAAGGtcagacaattaaaaaaataagtgcaGAGGGTTATTTCAGCCTTTACCCTCCTTTCAACAGATCTGCTACTACTGCAGGGTGCATTTAGTGCTAGTAAGAAACTACAAGCAACTTCACTACCAGTAGCCTACAAACAAGAGAGCTATTAAGCTCATTGCATTATAGGTATGCACCAGTTGATTCAAGACTACTCCCGTGGACATCTAGTTCAACAGTGTGCTCTAAGGGTTTCCTCTGTCCCATTCTGCACTAGACATCAGACTTGGTACAGAAGAAAGGGCTCAAGTTCCACTTGCAGGTAACATCGGGCATTCTGATTTAGAACAGGAAGCTCACAGTTAAAGGTAGTGCTGAACTTGATCAtgttcccctcctttttttccaacGTGTATGCAAGGTTTAGAGTCTAAGACTCTAACATTTCTGAGGTAAAATTAAGCAAggactctttttttaaaaaaaaaatgagaatatacCAACACACTGGGGCAAGAGTCCTAACTTCCTCTGATGAGTGCTAGAACAAAAATTGCCTACTCTTGACTTTAACTGTATAACAAACTGATTATCAAGGCTGCTGGACTAAAGGTTAGTAAAGAGACaccaaaatgtgtttttctgcctCCACAGGACTGCTTAACCTCTTTTTACAAGTAGAAAACCATGCTAAGCATGAAATCTCCCACTTGCTGAGAAGTCCCACTCTTTGGATGTGTAATTAGCCAAAATTTAATTATGAGAAATCTGGTTTTATCAAATAAGATGGCCAAACACTTCAGTGCTCAAATTTGATCAGACTACAGGGAAAGATCTCCTTTCCCAACAGAGAGGATGGCAAGAATTGCTATAGCCTTTACAGCAAAGGCTATAAAGCCCTGGAAAGGCCAACTGCATTAAAATCATGTACATTATTTAGATTCCCAAACAATTTACTGAAGTAGTAATTATTGCTAGAGGAACTGCTGCATTAAGACTCAGGAGAGAGAAGACTGTATCCATTATTTGCCAGTTCAATAAGTATGCTGCAAAAGTTTTCTCCCAGCACAATAGTTCCTCTCCTTTGCCACAGCCCAGGTCCCTAAAGAATGCCTGTATCTACATATAACTGTGCCTTAAAAGGTATTTGATTTCAATAACAATTCTTCACAAGTAAGAATTTTACAGCTGTTTCATAGAAATATGAATACAGTTTGGCTACAGGAAGATAGTAGATGCCCTGGAGAAAAGATCCAGGGAGACAAGAATATGCAGTTACATTTGATAAAATGGTCATCACCTAAAGCAGCACCAAAAGGTTATTTAATAATCCATTAAAGTCCTATAAAGCACAAGTCATTCATGAAACCCCTTGAGTGTCACAGGTGCTTGAAACCATATGTAATCCTCCCAGGCAGAAGTCATAGCCAGAGGAGATGAGGCACTTATACTGATGTCTCCATCAGAGGACAAGTTGACAGTTAGCTTCCTTCCTCGAGTCGGCACTTTGTAGTTGAGCTTGGGCCGGAACCAATCAACACCACAATCACGGTGTCCTTGAAGCATAACAACAGTGCCCACGACGGGGAGAATCTTAAGTTCACTGAAGACATCCGCAATGAAGAGCGAGTGAAAAAGCTTACGCACACAGAATGGGGTTTTCAGGCTCTCCTCAGCACTGCCCACGTAGACACCCTCTAAGTTGAGCTCGTAAAGCTCCTTGGGACTCATGGCATTGCCACCAAGCAGGATAAGAACACGGGGAACCAGTGTCAAACTGAACATTGCTTCCAAGTGCTGGAGCACCCCCTCCAGCTCCATCAGCACCTGCTGGCATTTCTTGCTTGCCATGTCCACAGAGGGTGGCTTCTTAATCACGTCTCCATCCTGGGgtgggaagaagaaagtacatttgagaaaaataagaaggtCTTAATATGCTCTTTCAAAAACAGGGCATATATCTTCCCTAATCCTTCCCCTTCTCTAATACTCAGAGAAGATTAAGCAGATTTATTCattgttattgtttttaaagaggTACAGGTAAGTTCACGTGGAATCAGGAGGTCCAAGAACACAAAAGGCCattttgcagctgctgagcttgAATCTGCATCAGGCTACTAATGAATTCCCCACAAAAATTAGAAACCCCATCTTTCAAAGGTGCGAAACGGCCCTGAAGCCACACAAGGGCAAGAAAACACTTGTTGGGTTCATCTGAGCAACAAATGTAGAGCAGCAAGTAGCACACTTTGAGGGGAAATGGGGGCACAAGTGACAGAGAGCAACACTTGAGATTTTTAGCTATCGaccctcttttaaaaatagggCTGTGGCAGCGTTAAGACTAGAGCTACCAGGGCCGCCTCGCGGTAGGCTCAGGCGGCAGAGCTCGCCCGTAAGGAGCGACCCGCcggcccaggccccgccgccgcccaccTGCGCCGCCCGCCGGCAGAAGTAGGCGAGCTGCTCGTAGGGCAGCGGCAGCTGGTGCCGCTGGTGCAGGACGTGCTTGAGGAGCTCGCAGGCGAAGCGGCAGCAGCTCTCGCGGCTCACGGCGCCCGGGAACACCACCGACACCGAGGCGCACCCCGCCACCGCCCCACTGCGCCGGGACCTCGCCCCGCCGGGGCGCTCTGGGgccgccgccagcagcgcctcggccgcggggagcggggacAGGGCAGAGGTCGCCTGCCCGGGAGGGACgaggggagccgccgccgcggcgcagggccgctccgcgctgcccggcgccgccaTTTTCTGATCGGCGGCGGGCGACCAGCGCGGATTTGAatggccgccgccgcggggcaccATGGGAGCGCTCTGCTGAGGCGGCTTccgggggcggcgccgccgccatgtCGGTCGGGGTGGAGCGGGCGGTGGCGCGGCCGGGTCCCTGGGTGAGGGGAGGCGGGGCTGAAGGGCCGTTTCCCCGGCCCTCTCtcctgctgccgccgcggcccgagcgcggggggctgcgccggTGGCTCCCAGGGAGCTCCCCGGTAGCCAGGGCGAGCGGGGTTTGCCCCGgtgccgcgccgccggccggcccGCGGAGCCCTCCGCGCGGGGCTCCAGCGGCGGTGCGCCGCCGCACGTAGCCCGGCGGTTTACGAGCTGGAGGCGGAGGCGGGGAGCAGGGCGGGCGGCGTGTGGCGAGATCCTGCCGTGTTTGGAAACAACGTGGGCGCAGCCCCATTGGGTGCAGCCTCCAAAACACAGGCGAGGGGAGGCGGTCGCGCCCGTGCGTAATGTTAGGGTCACGGAGCAGGGGGAGCGGTGTTTGCTTACCGTACAGCGACCTTGGCTGCCTGTTAAAAGCACCAAAGACTTTGAAAGCTGCCAGCGTTAATGCTAAATGTCAAAAGCTGTTGATGGTAACAGATGTTAATCGAGCATCACTGTCTGTCCTCAGGGGATGGAGCTGAGAAAAATAAGGCCTGCTGGTAATAGCATTAACATCAGAGAGACAGACGAGTGGCAAAAACAATACATGGCAGGAGGCTCTCGTCCTCAGCCTGTTGCTTTTACTTCTAGCCTTTCTCAGCAGAGCTTATGGTATCTTCTGTGTAGTTCTGTATTGCGCTACCGTTTCTGTAAagtcattaaatatttctgatgcaaaacttaaaacattttggctCCCTGTCCCTGGTGCCAGTCAGAATTGGCGCCAGTCGCTGTCACTGAAGTGGAGGGTGTTGGGGCTCAATGCGTGCCGCAAGCCGTACCCCGGCAACGCGAGCTGTGAATTGCAGAGTTCCCCAAGGGGTTGGCAGCAGATGTGGGAGGAGCGCTGGCCCTGGCTCCGTCAGCCTTCCGCCCTCGGTAGtgcccgggcccgggcccccTCTCCAAAGCACGGCGGCGGCAGGGGGAGTGCCCGGCCGCGACCCAGCGGCGATGCGCGCAGTGGCCGCCAGAGGCTCCCGCCCTCCTCGGACTCCAACTCCCATCCGCCCCCGAGCAGGGGAGCCCATAGAggagcgggcgcggggcggcccggggcctGCCGGGAGTCGTAGTTCCGGGcggaggggcggcggcgcggggcgtgCCGGGAGGTGTAGTCCGGCGGCGGGCGACTCGGTTTCCCGTGGCGCCGCGCGGCGGTTTCTgacgccggggccggggcggcgagcccgggcggggagcgggcgccgcaccggggcggcggggccgcgccgcgaTGGACTCGCGGGTGTCGGAGCTGTTcggcggctgctgccggccggcgggcggcggcgcgggcggggcgctgcgcgggcgcgggggggccgcgcccggcggcggcggcggctccaaGGCGAAGAAGAAGAACGGCCGGAGCCGGGGGGCCAAGGCCAACAACCCGCCGTACCTGCCGCCCGAGGTGAGCTGCGGGGCGAGAGGGGCCGCGGcccg
The sequence above is a segment of the Rhea pennata isolate bPtePen1 chromosome 3, bPtePen1.pri, whole genome shotgun sequence genome. Coding sequences within it:
- the MAD2L1BP gene encoding MAD2L1-binding protein, whose amino-acid sequence is MAAAPPPEAASAERSHGAPRRRPFKSALATSALSPLPAAEALLAAAPERPGGARSRRSGAVAGCASVSVVFPGAVSRESCCRFACELLKHVLHQRHQLPLPYEQLAYFCRRAAQDGDVIKKPPSVDMASKKCQQVLMELEGVLQHLEAMFSLTLVPRVLILLGGNAMSPKELYELNLEGVYVGSAEESLKTPFCVRKLFHSLFIADVFSELKILPVVGTVVMLQGHRDCGVDWFRPKLNYKVPTRGRKLTVNLSSDGDISISASSPLAMTSAWEDYIWFQAPVTLKGFHE